A window of the Thermoleophilia bacterium SCSIO 60948 genome harbors these coding sequences:
- a CDS encoding patatin-like phospholipase family protein produces the protein MGEIVDLDAGGPGSKRRGRRRRRPSKTALVLGGGGLTGGVYEIGALKALDLLSSNSSVNDFDIYVGTSAGAFVSSLVANGVTPEEMMRVLNKDLPSPLRDIDLGTLLRPNYRGFAESIIKGPFRLAAIAREFAGNFRDLSAIDVAGSFGTLFPNGLYSGAGIERYVREALSDPDRTDDFRELGPELFLTATDLDTTERVVLGEGEWARTPISKAVAASGALPVVYAPVTIDDHDFIDGGIRSTTNIDVAVDRGAKFIVVINPLVPFVNDFDTEIPTWTGEKARSLSTMGASAIANQSFRMLSHDRLHRAVEEWERNYPGVDIILIEPELDDELMFGTSILDYRSRLEIAKHGFESVTLKLRENFAHYESICARHGLEISVDRIDQALDGAEEETADLSTWRRVLEQTTATLLRQSSSG, from the coding sequence GTGGGTGAGATCGTCGATCTCGACGCCGGGGGGCCCGGGTCAAAACGCCGCGGGCGCCGTCGCCGACGTCCGTCGAAGACCGCGCTCGTCCTCGGCGGCGGCGGTCTGACCGGCGGGGTCTATGAGATCGGAGCGCTCAAGGCGCTCGACCTGCTGAGCTCGAACTCCTCGGTCAACGACTTCGACATCTACGTAGGCACGAGCGCCGGCGCCTTCGTCTCGAGCCTCGTCGCCAACGGTGTCACGCCCGAGGAGATGATGCGGGTCCTGAACAAGGACCTTCCCTCGCCGCTCCGCGACATCGACCTCGGGACGCTGTTGCGCCCGAACTACCGCGGCTTCGCCGAGAGCATCATCAAGGGACCCTTCCGCCTCGCCGCGATCGCGCGTGAGTTCGCGGGCAACTTCCGCGACCTGTCGGCGATCGACGTCGCGGGCTCGTTCGGCACGCTGTTCCCGAACGGGCTCTACTCGGGGGCGGGCATCGAGCGCTACGTCCGCGAGGCGCTCTCGGACCCCGATCGCACCGACGACTTCCGCGAGCTCGGACCCGAGCTGTTCCTCACCGCCACCGATCTCGATACGACGGAGAGGGTCGTCCTCGGCGAGGGCGAGTGGGCGCGGACGCCGATCTCGAAGGCCGTCGCCGCCTCGGGCGCGCTGCCGGTCGTCTACGCGCCGGTGACGATCGACGATCACGACTTCATCGACGGCGGCATCCGCTCGACGACGAACATCGACGTCGCCGTCGATCGCGGCGCGAAGTTCATCGTCGTGATCAACCCGCTGGTCCCGTTCGTCAACGACTTCGACACGGAGATCCCGACCTGGACCGGCGAGAAGGCCCGCAGTCTCTCGACGATGGGCGCGAGTGCGATCGCCAACCAGTCCTTCCGGATGCTGAGCCACGACCGTCTGCATCGCGCCGTCGAGGAGTGGGAGCGCAACTACCCAGGCGTCGACATCATCCTGATCGAGCCCGAGCTCGACGACGAGCTGATGTTCGGCACCTCGATCCTCGACTACCGCTCGCGGCTCGAGATCGCCAAGCACGGCTTCGAGTCGGTCACGCTCAAGCTGCGCGAGAACTTCGCGCACTACGAGTCGATCTGCGCCCGCCACGGGCTCGAGATCTCGGTCGACCGTATCGACCAGGCGCTCGACGGCGCCGAGGAGGAGACCGCCGACCTCTCGACCTGGCGCCGGGTGCTCGAGCAGACGACCGCGACGCTGCTGCGCCAGTCCTCGTCGGGCTAG
- a CDS encoding long-chain fatty acid--CoA ligase: MEMATAAERETEPQTASRTIADLLPVAVESFGSNSAVRYKTDAGQWVSETYDAFGEQVRDLALGLVDLGVQRGEKLAILANTRREWTLVDFAALSIGATVVPIYQTNSAEECQYVLDNSDSRYVVVENDEQLEKIRQIREQCPKLEHVIRMTGSSDDAVSIADLAERGRSHQPDEWRARYEAVTSEDICTIIYTSGTTGPPKGCVISHGNYRSMTDMALAVNVIRPDDVTFLYLPLAHSFALLTQFVSFSCGAELAYWEGDPTKLVDNLSEVNPTYFPSVPRVFEKIHTTATGSAERAGGVKKALFDWAIGVGRKTRAVERRGGSPNPILGIQHKLADALVLSKIRSVFGNRIKQGLSGAAPINPEILEFFDAAGVLIVEGWGMTETSTASAVSLPDAFKWGTVGRPFPGCQIKIAEDGEILVKGPNIFQGYYKNEEATRETINPEGWLHTGDIGELDPDGYLKITGRKKDIIITAGGKNITPANLEAEIKAHPLVSQCVVLGDRRPYLVALVTLDPDEAKTFASEHDLPADIAELRSRDEVRASIEAHIDQINQKFARVEQVKRFEILPRDLSQADGELTPTLKVKRNVVAEKFSSEVEQIYSRK; the protein is encoded by the coding sequence ATGGAGATGGCCACCGCCGCCGAGCGGGAGACCGAACCCCAGACCGCGAGCCGCACGATCGCCGACCTGCTGCCGGTCGCCGTCGAATCGTTCGGCTCCAATTCCGCGGTCCGCTACAAGACCGACGCCGGCCAGTGGGTCTCGGAGACCTACGACGCGTTCGGCGAGCAGGTCCGCGACCTCGCCCTCGGACTCGTGGACCTGGGGGTCCAGCGCGGTGAGAAGCTCGCGATCCTCGCCAACACGCGCCGCGAGTGGACGCTCGTCGACTTCGCGGCGCTGTCGATCGGCGCCACGGTCGTGCCGATCTACCAGACGAACTCGGCCGAGGAGTGCCAGTACGTCCTCGACAACTCGGACTCGCGCTACGTCGTCGTCGAGAACGACGAGCAGCTCGAGAAGATCCGCCAGATCCGCGAGCAGTGCCCGAAGCTCGAGCACGTGATCCGGATGACCGGGTCGTCCGACGACGCGGTCTCGATCGCCGATCTCGCCGAGCGCGGGCGCTCCCACCAGCCCGACGAGTGGCGCGCCCGCTACGAGGCGGTGACGAGTGAGGACATCTGCACGATCATCTACACCTCGGGCACGACCGGACCGCCCAAGGGCTGCGTGATCTCGCACGGCAACTACCGGTCGATGACCGACATGGCGCTCGCCGTCAACGTCATCCGCCCCGACGACGTCACGTTCCTCTACCTGCCGCTTGCGCATTCGTTCGCGCTGCTGACGCAGTTCGTCTCGTTCTCCTGCGGCGCCGAGCTCGCCTACTGGGAGGGCGACCCGACGAAGCTCGTCGACAACCTCTCCGAGGTCAACCCGACGTACTTCCCGTCGGTCCCGCGCGTGTTCGAGAAGATCCACACGACCGCGACCGGCTCGGCGGAGCGCGCCGGCGGGGTCAAGAAGGCTCTGTTCGACTGGGCGATCGGCGTCGGTCGCAAGACCCGCGCGGTCGAGCGCCGCGGTGGCAGCCCGAACCCGATCCTCGGGATCCAGCACAAGCTCGCCGACGCGCTCGTGCTGTCGAAGATCCGCTCCGTGTTCGGCAACCGGATCAAGCAGGGCCTGTCGGGCGCGGCTCCGATCAACCCCGAGATCCTCGAGTTCTTCGACGCTGCCGGGGTGCTCATCGTCGAGGGCTGGGGAATGACCGAGACCTCGACGGCCTCGGCCGTCTCGCTGCCGGACGCGTTCAAGTGGGGCACGGTCGGTCGTCCGTTCCCCGGCTGTCAGATCAAGATCGCCGAGGACGGCGAGATCCTCGTCAAGGGCCCGAACATCTTCCAGGGCTACTACAAGAACGAGGAGGCCACCCGGGAGACGATCAACCCCGAGGGCTGGCTCCACACCGGCGACATCGGCGAGCTCGACCCGGACGGCTACCTCAAGATCACCGGCCGCAAGAAGGACATCATCATCACCGCGGGCGGCAAGAACATCACGCCGGCGAACCTCGAGGCCGAGATCAAGGCGCATCCGCTGGTCTCGCAGTGCGTCGTGCTCGGCGACCGGCGGCCCTACCTCGTGGCGCTCGTCACGCTCGATCCCGATGAGGCGAAGACCTTCGCCTCAGAGCACGATCTCCCGGCGGACATCGCCGAGCTTCGGAGTCGCGACGAGGTCCGCGCCTCGATCGAGGCGCACATCGATCAGATCAACCAGAAGTTCGCCCGCGTCGAGCAGGTGAAGCGCTTCGAGATCCTGCCGCGCGACCTCTCGCAGGCCGACGGTGAGCTCACCCCGACCCTCAAGGTCAAGCGCAACGTCGTCGCCGAGAAGTTCTCCAGCGAGGTCGAGCAGATCTACTCGCGCAAGTAG
- a CDS encoding thioredoxin domain-containing protein, whose product MRMSAWVPRVLIVLFASLIGYSIVSIAVGESGPESAEIGGVNDVQRIFGGIEQEGPFLGEDDAPVTVTVFNDVQCADCAAYQVEVIDPLVEKYVRPGDVRMELIHISTIARNATIGGIASATAGIQDRGWQYADTFARNFESFDQSVDDEELREVADSVPGLEVEQWEADLEDDAAQDVIDADAQLAIDLGLDDEPAVQVSGPGGEELLDDSPSGDEIEAAIAAAG is encoded by the coding sequence ATGAGGATGTCGGCCTGGGTGCCGCGCGTCCTGATCGTGTTGTTCGCGAGCCTGATCGGCTATTCGATCGTCTCGATCGCGGTCGGCGAGTCGGGGCCGGAGTCGGCGGAGATCGGCGGCGTCAACGACGTCCAGCGGATCTTCGGCGGCATCGAGCAGGAGGGCCCGTTCCTCGGCGAGGACGACGCGCCTGTCACGGTGACCGTCTTCAACGACGTCCAGTGCGCGGACTGCGCCGCCTACCAGGTCGAGGTGATCGACCCACTCGTCGAGAAGTACGTTCGGCCGGGTGACGTGCGGATGGAGCTGATCCACATCTCGACGATCGCCCGCAACGCGACGATCGGCGGGATCGCGAGCGCGACCGCCGGGATCCAGGACCGCGGCTGGCAGTACGCGGACACGTTCGCGCGCAACTTCGAGAGCTTCGACCAGTCGGTCGACGACGAGGAGCTCAGGGAGGTCGCCGACTCGGTCCCCGGGCTCGAGGTCGAGCAGTGGGAGGCGGACCTCGAAGACGACGCGGCGCAGGACGTGATCGATGCCGACGCGCAGCTCGCGATCGACCTCGGCCTCGACGACGAGCCGGCCGTCCAGGTCTCGGGTCCGGGCGGCGAGGAGCTGCTCGACGACAGCCCGTCGGGCGACGAGATCGAGGCCGCGATCGCCGCGGCGGGCTAG
- a CDS encoding VTT domain-containing protein — protein MTASVKRPEAEPAPSPADERSTRLLRYGLPVALILACVGAALAIPPLREAVVNALQGDTEAVREELLALGAGGYAILFGLTIVHTVVWYPTEIVNTAAGFVYGFWPALIVCLTGWTVSGVLGWTIGRMAGPPLLHRVIGAERFERAEAMAERGGITLLLAMRLVPIVPFSLFSVAAGAARVPLGRFTWTSAVGYFPITALFVFFGSRLDELSLSDPALWIGVGVLIALLLSMKYLKPKPKPKPASDSEIEIPKG, from the coding sequence ATGACGGCGAGCGTGAAACGCCCCGAGGCCGAACCGGCGCCGAGCCCCGCCGACGAGCGCTCGACGCGCCTGCTGCGCTACGGCCTCCCGGTGGCGCTGATCCTGGCCTGCGTCGGCGCCGCGCTGGCGATCCCGCCGCTGCGCGAGGCGGTCGTCAACGCGCTCCAGGGCGACACCGAGGCGGTCCGCGAGGAGCTGCTCGCGCTCGGGGCCGGCGGCTACGCGATCCTGTTCGGCCTCACGATCGTCCACACCGTCGTCTGGTATCCGACCGAGATCGTCAACACGGCCGCGGGCTTCGTCTACGGCTTCTGGCCCGCGCTCATCGTCTGCCTCACCGGCTGGACCGTCTCGGGAGTCCTCGGCTGGACGATCGGCCGGATGGCCGGCCCGCCCCTCCTCCACCGCGTGATCGGCGCCGAGCGCTTCGAGCGCGCCGAGGCGATGGCCGAGCGCGGTGGGATCACGCTGCTGCTCGCGATGCGGCTCGTCCCGATCGTCCCGTTCAGCCTCTTCTCGGTGGCGGCGGGCGCCGCGCGGGTCCCGCTCGGCCGCTTCACCTGGACCTCGGCGGTCGGCTACTTCCCGATCACCGCGCTCTTCGTCTTCTTCGGCAGCCGCCTCGACGAGCTCTCGCTGTCAGATCCGGCGCTCTGGATCGGCGTCGGCGTCCTGATCGCGCTGCTGCTGTCGATGAAGTACCTCAAGCCCAAGCCGAAGCCGAAGCCCGCCTCCGATTCGGAGATCGAAATCCCGAAGGGCTAG